In the Topomyia yanbarensis strain Yona2022 chromosome 3, ASM3024719v1, whole genome shotgun sequence genome, one interval contains:
- the LOC131691622 gene encoding fatty acyl-CoA reductase wat-like, with protein MNLNEFESYHSPLKDFYHGKIVLLTGGTGFLGKLYIEKLIRCGVSEILLLSRAKKGKTSNERLTAILESEPVFTSYQDDPELYHRRIKIIDGDVSKHQLAISNDDLSYIVNNANVFLHAAADVRFDESLKESVETNVRGTSEILKIAENAKALVVFIYVSTAFSHCNRDSIEEKFYQPLFDPYLMIKLVEQEQDEENFQVVSKKIIEPWPNTYAFTKSLAEDLVRQYYEKIPMAVIRPSIVTTTNSDPIPGWTDNIYGYNGVVVGAATGALRIFHINNDFRADIVPADIVVNSTLAVGWYAADHRNETNIINCTVADNPVDWATVKREQMKWKAKMPFLNALWIPTYNTTKYYYVSEFLKIFYHVIPAIFFDLALKFNSQKPKVLKLYRKVHKFSEVLSFFTNNEWDFRNEHYHKVMSQMTTDDHRFFPCDMKHIDWVEFLTNNLRGLRMYIMKEKWDNLEQARKKYRKQWLAHRLLLVFYYAVVIFIVYKLLQAVGLVDLVDELFNNTVA; from the exons ATGAACTTGAACGAATTTGAATCGTACCACTCGCCACTTAAGGACTTTTATCACGGCAAAATTGTTCTACTGACGGGCGGAACTGGATTTCTTGGGAAGTTATACATTGAAAAGCTGATTCG ATGTGGAGTATCGGAAATATTGCTGCTTTCGCGGGCTAAAAAAGGCAAAACTTCCAACGAGCGACTGACTGCTATTCTTGAATCGGAACCAGTCTTTACGAGCTATCAAGATGATCCAGAGTTGTACCACCGAAGAATCAAGATTATCGATGGGGATGTCAGTAAGCATCAGCTGGCGATCAGCAACGACGATCTGTCCTACATCGTGAACAACGCGAACGTATTCCTGCATGCAGCTGCCGATGTGCGTTTCGATGAATCCCTCAAGGAGTCGGTGGAAACCAACGTGCGTGGGACCAGCGAGATACTGAAGATCGCGGAAAATGCAAAAGCATTGGTGGTGTTCATATATGTGTCAACTGCATTTTCTCACTGCAATCGAGATTCGATTGAGGAAAAGTTCTACCAACCGCTGTTCGATCCGTACCTAATGATCAAGTTGGTAGAGCAGGAGCAGGACGAAGAAAATTTTCAGGTCGTTAGTAAGAAGATCATTGAGCCGTGGCCCAACACTTACGCGTTTACAAAGTCGTTGGCTGAGGATCTCGTTAGACAGTACTACGAGAAGATTCCAATGGCAGTGATCCGACCGTCGATCG TGACCACAACCAACAGCGATCCCATCCCCGGTTGGACGGACAACATCTACGGATACAATGGAGTGGTTGTAGGAGCCGCAACGGGAGCACTTCGAATTTTCCACATTAACAACGACTTCCGAGCAGACATAGTCCCGGCGGATATAGTGGTGAATTCCACCCTGGCAGTCGGTTGGTATGCAGCTGATCATCGGAACGAAACAAACATCATAAATTGCACCGTTGCCGATAATCCCGTTGATTGGGCAACGGTTAAGAGGGAGCAGATGAAGTGGAAAGCCAAGATGCCCTTTTTGAACGCGCTCTGGATACCGACTTACAATACTACCAAGTACTACTATGTATCGGAGTTTCTGAAGATCTTCTACCATGTGATCCCGGCAATCTTTTTCGATCTGGCGCTTAAGTTCAACAGTCAGAAACCGAAGGTTCTCAAGTTGTACCGCAAGGTTCATAAGTTCTCGGAGGTGTTGAGTTTCTTCACCAACAACGAGTGGGACTTTCGCAACGAACACTACCACAAGGTAATGTCACAGATGACGACGGATGATCACCGGTTTTTTCCGTGCGACATGAAGCACATCGATTGGGTGGAGTTTCTGACGAACAATTTGAGGGGACTTCGGATGTACATCATGAAGGAGAAGTGGGACAATTTGGAGCAAGCTAGGAAGAAATATAGGAAGCAGTGGTTGGCGCACCGGCTGCTTCTGGTGTTCTACTACGCTGTGGTGATATTCATTGTTTACAAGTTGCTGCAGGCTGTTGGATTGGTCGATTTGGTGGATGAGTTGTTCAATAATACCGTTGCGTaa